The following coding sequences lie in one Apostichopus japonicus isolate 1M-3 chromosome 13, ASM3797524v1, whole genome shotgun sequence genomic window:
- the LOC139979173 gene encoding snRNA-activating protein complex subunit 3-like isoform X1, which produces MTTRSLKKMDQEATSKFSEFVHVGSFLTNWQKVLGDEDMIMHGSETLDKKKVAEYLGASEEVITELEEFCKYTYKDALVCPAEKELGDLEDVSLRDGIPVKDVYLDTLRIRHIAFKRSQGAPSQFYANPKFSKGNHDMEHHHLETEVPKDDSAVRVSKVLLQVTLFKALRTSRRSQEANKVLWKEREILVLSDQRLTELKDKITCASDVAWVSSDISENPDIELKERAGDAYPSNFFYIENTFYPDLRNPLATDISKPIQEWWKKKNNQLQGTSSDLRVKTMAEVTFNDLQIRLGYPYLYCHQGNCEHLVVFSDIRLMHGDDCQDPAKYPMLINKPFKKRLLCMICKAFCSKWMTRNDSFTPLDRTFQCDTCFRMLHYDQDGKKLGTFEAYPYIDAAIFS; this is translated from the exons ATGACTACACGTAG CCTGAAAAAAATGGATCAAGAGGCAACATCCAAGTTTTCCGAGTTTGTTCATGTCGGCAGTTTTTTAACAAACTGGCAGAAAGTCCTGGGTGATGAAGACATGATAATGCATGGAAGTGAAACTCTAGACAAAAAGAAAGTTGCTGAATACCTTGGTGCATCAGAAGAAGTCATTACCGAGTTAGAAGAATTCTGCAAGTATACATA CAAGGACGCTCTGGTTTGCCCGGCTGAAAAGGAACTCGGTGATTTAGAAGATGTTTCCCTTAGGGATGGTATTCCAGTCAAAGATGTCTATTTAGACACTTTGAG GATACGGCACATTGCTTTCAAAAGATCTCAAGGGGCTCCAAGTCAGTTTTATGCTAACCCTAAATTTTCTAAGGGCAACCATGATATG GAGCACCATCACCTCGAGACAGAAGTACCCAAAGATGATTCTGCTGTCCGTGTGTCTAAAGTCTTGCTTCAGGTTACTCTGTTTAAGGCCTTGAGAACCTCTAGG cgATCTCAGGAAGCTAATAAAGTTCTttggaaagagagagagatccTAGTTCTGTCAGACCAGAGACTGACCGAACTGAAAGATAAAATCACTTGTGCCTCCGACGTGGCCTGGGTGTCCTCGGACATAAGCGAAAACCCTGACATAGAGTTGAAAGAACGGGCTGGAGACGCCTACCCTTCGAATTTCTTCTACATTGAGAATACATTTTATCCCGATCTACGGAATCCACTGGCCACAGATATCAGCAA GCCAATTCAGGAGTGgtggaagaagaagaacaacCAGCTGCAAGGTACTTCATCCGATTTAAGAGTCAAGACCATGGCTGAAGTGACCTTCAACGACCTCCAAATTAGACTTGGTTATCCGTATCTCTATTGTCACCAAGGCAACTGCGAACATCTCGTAGTGTTTAGCGACATAAG ACTAATGCATGGAGATGACTGCCAGGATCCAGCCAAGTATCCGATGCTGATCAATAAACCGTTCAAGAAACGACTACTCTGTATGATCTGCAAAGCATTCTGCTCAAA GTGGATGACGAGAAACGACAGCTTCACTCCTTTGGATCGAACCTTTCAATGTGACACTTGCTTCAGAATGTTGCATTACGATCAAGACGGCAAAAAGCTGGGTACTTTCGAAGCCTATCCGTACATCGATGCAgccattttcagctga
- the LOC139979173 gene encoding snRNA-activating protein complex subunit 3-like isoform X2: MTTRSLKKMDQEATSKFSEFVHVGSFLTNWQKVLGDEDMIMHGSETLDKKKVAEYLGASEEVITELEEFCNKDALVCPAEKELGDLEDVSLRDGIPVKDVYLDTLRIRHIAFKRSQGAPSQFYANPKFSKGNHDMEHHHLETEVPKDDSAVRVSKVLLQVTLFKALRTSRRSQEANKVLWKEREILVLSDQRLTELKDKITCASDVAWVSSDISENPDIELKERAGDAYPSNFFYIENTFYPDLRNPLATDISKPIQEWWKKKNNQLQGTSSDLRVKTMAEVTFNDLQIRLGYPYLYCHQGNCEHLVVFSDIRLMHGDDCQDPAKYPMLINKPFKKRLLCMICKAFCSKWMTRNDSFTPLDRTFQCDTCFRMLHYDQDGKKLGTFEAYPYIDAAIFS; the protein is encoded by the exons ATGACTACACGTAG CCTGAAAAAAATGGATCAAGAGGCAACATCCAAGTTTTCCGAGTTTGTTCATGTCGGCAGTTTTTTAACAAACTGGCAGAAAGTCCTGGGTGATGAAGACATGATAATGCATGGAAGTGAAACTCTAGACAAAAAGAAAGTTGCTGAATACCTTGGTGCATCAGAAGAAGTCATTACCGAGTTAGAAGAATTCTGCAA CAAGGACGCTCTGGTTTGCCCGGCTGAAAAGGAACTCGGTGATTTAGAAGATGTTTCCCTTAGGGATGGTATTCCAGTCAAAGATGTCTATTTAGACACTTTGAG GATACGGCACATTGCTTTCAAAAGATCTCAAGGGGCTCCAAGTCAGTTTTATGCTAACCCTAAATTTTCTAAGGGCAACCATGATATG GAGCACCATCACCTCGAGACAGAAGTACCCAAAGATGATTCTGCTGTCCGTGTGTCTAAAGTCTTGCTTCAGGTTACTCTGTTTAAGGCCTTGAGAACCTCTAGG cgATCTCAGGAAGCTAATAAAGTTCTttggaaagagagagagatccTAGTTCTGTCAGACCAGAGACTGACCGAACTGAAAGATAAAATCACTTGTGCCTCCGACGTGGCCTGGGTGTCCTCGGACATAAGCGAAAACCCTGACATAGAGTTGAAAGAACGGGCTGGAGACGCCTACCCTTCGAATTTCTTCTACATTGAGAATACATTTTATCCCGATCTACGGAATCCACTGGCCACAGATATCAGCAA GCCAATTCAGGAGTGgtggaagaagaagaacaacCAGCTGCAAGGTACTTCATCCGATTTAAGAGTCAAGACCATGGCTGAAGTGACCTTCAACGACCTCCAAATTAGACTTGGTTATCCGTATCTCTATTGTCACCAAGGCAACTGCGAACATCTCGTAGTGTTTAGCGACATAAG ACTAATGCATGGAGATGACTGCCAGGATCCAGCCAAGTATCCGATGCTGATCAATAAACCGTTCAAGAAACGACTACTCTGTATGATCTGCAAAGCATTCTGCTCAAA GTGGATGACGAGAAACGACAGCTTCACTCCTTTGGATCGAACCTTTCAATGTGACACTTGCTTCAGAATGTTGCATTACGATCAAGACGGCAAAAAGCTGGGTACTTTCGAAGCCTATCCGTACATCGATGCAgccattttcagctga
- the LOC139979173 gene encoding snRNA-activating protein complex subunit 3-like isoform X3 produces MDQEATSKFSEFVHVGSFLTNWQKVLGDEDMIMHGSETLDKKKVAEYLGASEEVITELEEFCKYTYKDALVCPAEKELGDLEDVSLRDGIPVKDVYLDTLRIRHIAFKRSQGAPSQFYANPKFSKGNHDMEHHHLETEVPKDDSAVRVSKVLLQVTLFKALRTSRRSQEANKVLWKEREILVLSDQRLTELKDKITCASDVAWVSSDISENPDIELKERAGDAYPSNFFYIENTFYPDLRNPLATDISKPIQEWWKKKNNQLQGTSSDLRVKTMAEVTFNDLQIRLGYPYLYCHQGNCEHLVVFSDIRLMHGDDCQDPAKYPMLINKPFKKRLLCMICKAFCSKWMTRNDSFTPLDRTFQCDTCFRMLHYDQDGKKLGTFEAYPYIDAAIFS; encoded by the exons ATGGATCAAGAGGCAACATCCAAGTTTTCCGAGTTTGTTCATGTCGGCAGTTTTTTAACAAACTGGCAGAAAGTCCTGGGTGATGAAGACATGATAATGCATGGAAGTGAAACTCTAGACAAAAAGAAAGTTGCTGAATACCTTGGTGCATCAGAAGAAGTCATTACCGAGTTAGAAGAATTCTGCAAGTATACATA CAAGGACGCTCTGGTTTGCCCGGCTGAAAAGGAACTCGGTGATTTAGAAGATGTTTCCCTTAGGGATGGTATTCCAGTCAAAGATGTCTATTTAGACACTTTGAG GATACGGCACATTGCTTTCAAAAGATCTCAAGGGGCTCCAAGTCAGTTTTATGCTAACCCTAAATTTTCTAAGGGCAACCATGATATG GAGCACCATCACCTCGAGACAGAAGTACCCAAAGATGATTCTGCTGTCCGTGTGTCTAAAGTCTTGCTTCAGGTTACTCTGTTTAAGGCCTTGAGAACCTCTAGG cgATCTCAGGAAGCTAATAAAGTTCTttggaaagagagagagatccTAGTTCTGTCAGACCAGAGACTGACCGAACTGAAAGATAAAATCACTTGTGCCTCCGACGTGGCCTGGGTGTCCTCGGACATAAGCGAAAACCCTGACATAGAGTTGAAAGAACGGGCTGGAGACGCCTACCCTTCGAATTTCTTCTACATTGAGAATACATTTTATCCCGATCTACGGAATCCACTGGCCACAGATATCAGCAA GCCAATTCAGGAGTGgtggaagaagaagaacaacCAGCTGCAAGGTACTTCATCCGATTTAAGAGTCAAGACCATGGCTGAAGTGACCTTCAACGACCTCCAAATTAGACTTGGTTATCCGTATCTCTATTGTCACCAAGGCAACTGCGAACATCTCGTAGTGTTTAGCGACATAAG ACTAATGCATGGAGATGACTGCCAGGATCCAGCCAAGTATCCGATGCTGATCAATAAACCGTTCAAGAAACGACTACTCTGTATGATCTGCAAAGCATTCTGCTCAAA GTGGATGACGAGAAACGACAGCTTCACTCCTTTGGATCGAACCTTTCAATGTGACACTTGCTTCAGAATGTTGCATTACGATCAAGACGGCAAAAAGCTGGGTACTTTCGAAGCCTATCCGTACATCGATGCAgccattttcagctga